From the genome of Thermococcus chitonophagus, one region includes:
- the purL gene encoding phosphoribosylformylglycinamidine synthase subunit PurL: MFPHEEKYIRERLGREPNELEWAMLEVMWSEHASYKSSRPWLKLLPTNNEHVVLGPGEDAGIIKFEDDTWIVAGIESHNHPSAVEPYGGAATGVGGIVRDILCMGARPIALLDPIRFGPLENDRNRYLFEYVVKGIADYGNRIGVPTVGGETEFDESLDNYTLVNVACIGIMKPEHLVHSYVTEAGLKLVLVGNRTGRDGIHGVTFASEELSENAEEEDRSAVQIPDPFTEKLLIEATLEAVYTGKVRALKDLGGGGLTCAASEMAGKKGFGAVIYADRVPLREPGMNVVEVMISESQERMLFAVKPEDVEALGRIFEKYGLEWTVVGETIEEPRFIVYWNGEKVADLPIDLLTDVPTIKWPLKEYRVEEEVETPPISLEEAFEKVWRSPNIIAKRWVWEQYDHEVQGRTVVKPGFDAAVLKINNEYGLAFVADGNPGHSYLNPYHGAMGAVAEVVRNLVSVGARPLALIDNLNFASPERPEVYWAFAETVRGLADAAKAFNLAYISGNVSFYNEVVDRPIKPTPVVAGLGKVKLEVIPKGPREEDLIALVGETKKELGGSELYRILGINKGIAPRVDLENERRNAYGVLELVERSLVSFVHDVSKGGIAVALAEISAWFNVGVTAKFETPLSPVDFAFSESHGRYIITFPEENLEKVRKVLPVNVLGKISGEEFILEVNNKKVVRDVQWLQDIYWNELYRIMD; encoded by the coding sequence ATGTTCCCACACGAGGAAAAATACATTCGCGAGAGGCTTGGTAGGGAGCCAAATGAGCTTGAGTGGGCAATGCTTGAAGTAATGTGGAGCGAGCATGCCTCATATAAATCAAGTAGGCCTTGGCTCAAACTTCTTCCTACGAATAACGAGCACGTAGTTCTGGGCCCAGGGGAGGATGCCGGGATAATAAAGTTTGAGGATGACACTTGGATAGTGGCTGGAATAGAGAGCCATAACCATCCCTCAGCTGTAGAACCCTACGGTGGGGCTGCAACTGGAGTTGGTGGAATTGTTAGGGACATCCTATGTATGGGGGCTAGGCCCATAGCGTTGTTAGATCCGATAAGATTTGGGCCTCTCGAGAACGACAGGAACAGGTACCTTTTCGAGTACGTAGTTAAAGGTATAGCTGATTACGGTAACAGAATCGGTGTTCCAACCGTTGGGGGAGAGACGGAATTCGATGAGAGCTTGGACAACTACACGCTCGTAAATGTCGCCTGCATAGGGATAATGAAGCCTGAACACTTAGTTCACAGCTACGTTACCGAAGCGGGATTAAAGCTCGTGTTAGTGGGTAACAGAACTGGAAGGGACGGAATTCATGGGGTCACATTCGCGAGCGAAGAGCTCAGTGAGAACGCCGAGGAAGAGGATCGTTCAGCAGTTCAAATTCCCGACCCCTTCACGGAGAAGCTCCTCATAGAGGCAACGCTTGAAGCTGTATACACGGGTAAAGTTAGGGCATTGAAGGATCTGGGTGGGGGAGGTCTAACTTGTGCAGCCTCAGAAATGGCCGGGAAGAAGGGCTTTGGGGCAGTAATATACGCTGACAGGGTTCCCTTGAGGGAGCCTGGGATGAATGTCGTTGAAGTGATGATCTCCGAGAGCCAGGAGAGAATGCTCTTCGCGGTAAAGCCAGAGGACGTTGAAGCTCTGGGAAGAATATTTGAGAAGTACGGACTTGAGTGGACCGTGGTAGGTGAGACGATAGAGGAGCCTCGCTTCATCGTCTACTGGAATGGAGAGAAGGTTGCTGATTTGCCTATAGATCTCCTCACTGACGTCCCCACGATTAAGTGGCCCTTAAAGGAGTATAGGGTCGAGGAGGAAGTTGAAACCCCCCCAATTTCCTTGGAGGAAGCCTTTGAGAAAGTCTGGAGGAGCCCAAATATTATAGCTAAGAGGTGGGTATGGGAGCAGTATGACCACGAAGTCCAAGGAAGGACTGTGGTAAAGCCAGGATTTGATGCTGCAGTTCTGAAGATAAATAATGAATATGGCCTGGCTTTTGTTGCCGATGGTAATCCTGGGCACAGCTATCTAAACCCCTATCACGGAGCTATGGGAGCGGTTGCCGAGGTCGTGAGGAATCTCGTTAGCGTTGGTGCCAGGCCTCTGGCATTAATTGACAACTTGAACTTCGCCTCTCCTGAGAGGCCTGAAGTTTACTGGGCCTTTGCTGAGACCGTGAGAGGCTTAGCTGATGCAGCTAAAGCATTCAACCTAGCCTATATAAGCGGGAACGTCAGCTTCTACAATGAGGTCGTTGATAGGCCAATAAAGCCAACTCCCGTCGTTGCAGGCCTAGGAAAGGTTAAGCTCGAAGTAATACCTAAGGGCCCCAGGGAAGAAGATCTTATTGCTCTTGTAGGAGAAACCAAGAAGGAGCTTGGAGGTTCTGAGCTGTACAGGATCCTGGGGATTAACAAGGGGATAGCCCCGAGAGTTGACCTTGAGAACGAAAGGAGAAACGCTTATGGAGTTCTTGAACTCGTTGAGAGGTCATTAGTGTCATTTGTTCACGATGTGTCAAAGGGTGGAATTGCTGTAGCCTTGGCGGAAATTAGCGCGTGGTTCAACGTTGGAGTTACTGCTAAGTTTGAGACCCCACTAAGCCCCGTGGACTTTGCCTTTAGCGAGAGCCACGGAAGGTATATCATCACGTTCCCGGAGGAGAACCTAGAAAAGGTCAGGAAGGTACTCCCAGTTAATGTACTCGGAAAAATTTCTGGTGAGGAGTTTATATTAGAGGTAAATAACAAAAAAGTTGTAAGGGATGTCCAGTGGCTTCAGGATATCTATTGGAACGAGCTGTACAGGATCATGGATTGA
- a CDS encoding metal-sulfur cluster assembly factor, producing MVTKEEVERAIEEITGKNEIIESLEVEDGTVKITFKEKIDDATLLKVYNRIKELEGVKQVEIGFVREQKGGENVKLTEEMILEKLKEVIDPEIGLDVVNLGLIYELKINPDNTVYIKMTMTTPGCPLTLWILRAVEEKVLEIPGVKDVEVELTFDPPWTPDRMSDEAKRRLGMI from the coding sequence TTGGTAACGAAGGAAGAAGTTGAGAGGGCTATTGAGGAAATTACCGGGAAGAACGAGATAATTGAGAGCCTAGAAGTTGAGGATGGCACCGTTAAAATAACCTTCAAAGAGAAGATAGATGATGCAACGCTCTTGAAAGTTTACAACAGGATAAAGGAGCTTGAGGGCGTTAAGCAGGTTGAAATTGGGTTTGTGAGGGAGCAGAAAGGCGGAGAGAACGTTAAGCTGACGGAGGAAATGATTCTGGAGAAGCTTAAGGAGGTCATAGATCCCGAGATAGGACTTGATGTTGTTAACTTGGGTTTAATATACGAGTTGAAGATAAACCCCGACAATACTGTGTATATCAAGATGACTATGACCACCCCAGGATGTCCTCTTACACTATGGATCTTGAGAGCAGTTGAGGAGAAGGTTCTGGAGATTCCTGGGGTAAAGGATGTTGAAGTTGAGCTGACATTTGATCCACCATGGACGCCAGACAGGATGAGTGATGAAGCTAAGAGAAGGCTTGGGATGATTTAG
- a CDS encoding ferritin-like domain-containing protein translates to MSSALELFMRRAGIKDEVREILKELAKYSLKDILSYALKGEIDSTELYRFLSEKLPEGYPTERFREFMKMEEDHDRKVMEIFEALFPGEEPSEIRFKTWSQVFREGDYRLETVRDYLDVLSIGMDAEQLSEGVYLMLHDLLENPKHKKTFLKLAEDEKYHYEFLKREYEFYSKIEAEKALRELIKELKGSAR, encoded by the coding sequence GTGAGCTCTGCGTTGGAGCTCTTCATGAGGAGGGCAGGTATCAAGGACGAAGTAAGGGAAATACTGAAAGAACTCGCCAAGTACTCCCTAAAAGACATTCTTAGCTATGCCCTTAAGGGAGAAATAGATTCTACGGAGCTCTATCGCTTTCTCTCCGAGAAGCTCCCTGAAGGTTATCCCACGGAGAGATTTCGGGAATTCATGAAGATGGAGGAGGATCATGACAGGAAAGTCATGGAGATATTTGAGGCCTTGTTCCCTGGGGAAGAGCCTTCTGAAATTCGCTTTAAGACTTGGTCTCAAGTATTCAGGGAGGGGGACTATCGGTTGGAAACCGTGCGAGATTACCTTGATGTTCTGTCTATAGGAATGGACGCGGAGCAGCTGTCAGAGGGTGTTTACCTAATGCTACATGATCTCCTTGAAAACCCAAAGCATAAGAAGACTTTCCTTAAGCTTGCTGAAGATGAGAAGTATCATTACGAGTTTCTAAAGCGAGAATATGAGTTCTACTCAAAGATAGAGGCCGAGAAAGCTCTAAGGGAATTAATCAAAGAACTCAAAGGCTCGGCCAGATAA
- the lysX gene encoding lysine biosynthesis protein LysX, whose product MTRIGITFTILRKEELMLKKEAEKKGEVVMINDRELIFPENFDVDVVIIRDVSHFKALYISKLFEELGIPTVNPHWLIYEAGDKLLATLRLQKKVPVPRWAVAFDKNSAIKAAEKLGYPVVAKPVFGSWGRLIAKVDNEVSAEGIFEHREWMGNPLYKVYYLQEFIEKPGRDIRAIVIGGEFVTAIYRYSNHWITNAARGAKAEPCEEEEVKELAVKAWEAFGEGALAIDIFEGPNGLLVNEVNPTMEFKSAYEATKINIAGKLVDYAISIAKS is encoded by the coding sequence ATGACGAGGATAGGGATAACTTTCACAATACTCAGGAAAGAAGAGCTAATGCTGAAAAAGGAGGCCGAGAAAAAGGGAGAGGTTGTCATGATAAATGATAGGGAGCTCATATTCCCCGAGAACTTCGATGTTGACGTGGTGATTATAAGGGACGTCAGCCACTTCAAGGCCCTCTATATCTCAAAGCTGTTTGAGGAACTTGGGATTCCAACCGTAAACCCGCACTGGCTGATCTATGAGGCGGGAGATAAGTTGCTTGCCACGCTAAGACTGCAGAAGAAGGTTCCGGTTCCAAGGTGGGCAGTGGCTTTCGATAAGAACAGCGCAATCAAAGCCGCAGAAAAGCTGGGCTATCCAGTTGTTGCAAAACCCGTTTTTGGCAGTTGGGGGAGGCTAATCGCCAAGGTTGACAACGAGGTTTCGGCCGAGGGCATATTTGAGCACAGGGAGTGGATGGGAAATCCGCTCTACAAGGTGTACTATCTTCAAGAATTCATTGAAAAGCCCGGAAGGGACATAAGGGCTATCGTGATTGGAGGAGAGTTTGTGACGGCGATCTACCGCTATTCGAACCACTGGATAACTAACGCCGCTAGAGGAGCCAAAGCTGAGCCCTGCGAGGAGGAAGAAGTTAAGGAGCTGGCTGTGAAAGCGTGGGAGGCGTTCGGTGAAGGTGCCTTGGCTATAGACATATTTGAAGGGCCAAATGGGCTTTTAGTTAACGAGGTTAATCCGACCATGGAGTTCAAATCGGCCTATGAAGCTACAAAGATTAACATCGCGGGGAAGCTCGTTGATTACGCAATTTCAATTGCGAAGTCTTAA
- a CDS encoding phosphoenolpyruvate carboxykinase (GTP) has product MENALEKLENILEKEQFEKIRKINNPYLHEFLAEWIEWLQPSKIFVCTDSPEDEEYVRWKALYYGEEKMLEMPRHTVHYDNYYDQARDKTNTKLLVPKGVTLPFLNTIEREEGLREIREIMKGIMKGKELFICFFVLGPKNSVFTIPAVQLTDSAYVAHSEFLLYRKGYEEFVRMGPTRNFLRFVHSAGELDERKTSKNLDKRRIYIDLVDETVYSANTQYGGNTIGLKKLAFRLTIQRAVREGWLSEHMFLMRVNGPNGRKTYFTGAYPSMCGKTSTAMIPWENIVGDDLVFIKNLDGRARAVNVEIGVFGIIEGVNEKDDPIIWKVLHSPVEIIFSNVLVKDGKPYWNGMGIPIPDEGENHSGKWWRGKKDAEGREIPPSHKNARFTVRLEAFPNLDREALENPCGVEVGGMIFGGRDPDTWPPVREAFSWQHGVITMGASLESETTAATLGKEGVRAFNPMSILDFLSVHIGDYIRNYLEFGRKLKKTPKIFAVNYFLRENGQWLNEKLDKAVWLKWMELRVHGDVEAIETPIGYIPKYEDLKALFKQVLNKEYTREDYEKQFKIRVPELLAKIDRIWKIYEPLDNIPEELFEELEKERKRLLEARERYGEYISPFKFLNP; this is encoded by the coding sequence ATGGAGAACGCTCTTGAGAAGCTTGAAAATATTCTTGAGAAGGAGCAGTTTGAGAAAATCAGGAAGATAAACAATCCCTACCTGCATGAATTCTTAGCAGAATGGATTGAATGGCTTCAGCCAAGCAAGATTTTTGTTTGTACCGATTCGCCGGAGGATGAAGAGTACGTCCGCTGGAAGGCCCTCTATTACGGAGAGGAAAAGATGCTTGAAATGCCCAGGCATACAGTTCACTATGACAACTACTACGATCAGGCAAGGGACAAAACAAACACAAAACTCCTAGTTCCAAAGGGAGTTACCCTCCCATTCCTCAACACAATAGAGAGGGAAGAAGGGCTTAGGGAAATAAGAGAGATAATGAAGGGAATCATGAAAGGAAAAGAACTGTTCATATGCTTCTTCGTTCTCGGCCCAAAGAATTCGGTCTTCACGATTCCCGCAGTTCAGCTGACGGACTCGGCCTATGTAGCCCACTCAGAATTCCTGCTGTATAGGAAAGGTTACGAGGAATTTGTGAGGATGGGGCCAACTAGGAACTTCTTAAGGTTCGTTCACTCCGCTGGGGAGCTTGATGAGAGAAAGACAAGTAAAAACCTTGACAAGAGGAGGATATACATTGACTTAGTGGACGAGACTGTGTATTCAGCAAATACGCAATACGGTGGGAACACTATAGGGTTAAAGAAGCTCGCGTTTAGGCTCACGATCCAGAGAGCCGTTAGAGAGGGTTGGCTAAGCGAGCACATGTTCCTTATGAGGGTTAACGGCCCGAACGGGAGGAAAACGTACTTCACAGGAGCTTATCCAAGCATGTGTGGGAAAACTTCAACGGCGATGATACCCTGGGAGAACATAGTGGGTGACGACCTCGTCTTCATAAAGAACCTCGACGGCAGGGCTAGGGCAGTAAACGTTGAAATTGGTGTCTTCGGAATAATAGAGGGAGTAAACGAGAAAGATGATCCAATTATATGGAAGGTTCTTCACTCTCCAGTCGAAATTATATTCTCTAACGTTTTGGTTAAGGATGGTAAGCCCTACTGGAACGGGATGGGCATTCCAATACCCGATGAGGGTGAGAACCACAGTGGAAAATGGTGGCGCGGGAAGAAGGATGCAGAGGGCAGAGAAATTCCTCCAAGCCACAAAAACGCAAGGTTTACCGTTAGGCTTGAAGCGTTCCCCAACCTCGACAGGGAAGCCCTAGAGAACCCGTGCGGAGTTGAGGTCGGCGGAATGATATTCGGTGGCAGAGACCCAGATACATGGCCACCCGTTAGGGAAGCGTTTAGCTGGCAACATGGAGTAATAACAATGGGAGCTTCGCTTGAGAGCGAGACTACAGCGGCAACCCTCGGCAAGGAAGGAGTTAGGGCCTTCAACCCGATGTCAATTCTCGACTTCCTGAGCGTCCACATAGGCGATTACATTAGGAACTACCTTGAATTCGGAAGAAAGTTGAAGAAGACACCCAAGATATTCGCGGTCAACTACTTCCTCCGGGAAAACGGCCAGTGGTTAAATGAAAAGCTTGATAAGGCAGTGTGGCTTAAGTGGATGGAGCTTAGAGTCCACGGCGACGTAGAGGCTATTGAAACCCCGATAGGGTACATTCCAAAATACGAGGATCTTAAGGCCCTGTTCAAGCAAGTACTGAACAAAGAGTACACTAGAGAAGACTATGAGAAGCAGTTCAAGATTAGAGTTCCAGAGTTGCTTGCAAAGATAGACAGAATATGGAAGATATATGAGCCCCTGGACAATATCCCAGAGGAGCTCTTTGAGGAGCTTGAAAAAGAAAGGAAGAGGCTATTAGAGGCAAGAGAAAGGTATGGAGAATACATAAGTCCCTTCAAATTCCTCAATCCATGA
- the argH gene encoding argininosuccinate lyase, with amino-acid sequence MYRKALLGDTTSFVLDYISSMEEDREIVVEVIECLEAHVESISHLIPQEAKKKILKALKELKENPGVLFNIEAEDVHEAIEIYLRDKIGEAEGYLALGKSRNDHVACALRLKVKKLLKEQIKELQELKRVLVEKAKENLNTIMPSFTHLQPAQPSTFAHYLSHIIELVNLYIDFLEFALGRLDESPLGAGAVGGTSVPLNRENTLFSRIAENSIYATSSRDFLLLACSIDVSLSIALSRIAEDLVVFSTPNFNYVELPKEHLATSSMMPQKKNPVTMEVARAWAGEALGHFVAMATILKGLPTGYNLDMQEANKHAFAILKGTLTTIKVFRDAFKGMKINPGAMLRDAKLFPILATDIAEKISLKTGRPYREVYMEVASLIRDSKSVEELYSKISELYGIEVSLEEGIKKPVEGSPNPKLVKEFLERVGP; translated from the coding sequence ATGTACAGGAAGGCCCTTCTTGGTGATACGACCTCCTTTGTACTTGACTACATCTCCTCAATGGAAGAGGATAGGGAGATAGTGGTTGAGGTTATAGAGTGCCTCGAAGCTCACGTTGAATCTATTTCGCATTTAATTCCCCAGGAAGCCAAGAAGAAAATTCTAAAGGCGTTGAAAGAACTCAAAGAAAACCCAGGAGTATTATTTAACATTGAAGCCGAAGACGTTCACGAGGCTATAGAGATATACCTCAGGGACAAGATTGGAGAGGCTGAGGGGTATTTAGCCCTAGGAAAGAGTAGGAACGATCACGTTGCCTGTGCTTTGAGGTTGAAGGTCAAAAAACTGCTGAAGGAGCAGATAAAGGAGCTTCAAGAACTCAAGAGGGTCTTAGTGGAAAAAGCTAAGGAGAATCTTAACACAATAATGCCCTCGTTCACGCATCTCCAGCCTGCCCAGCCCTCAACGTTCGCCCACTACCTAAGTCACATAATAGAGCTTGTTAACCTATACATTGATTTCTTGGAGTTCGCCTTAGGAAGGCTCGATGAATCTCCGCTAGGCGCGGGGGCGGTAGGGGGAACATCCGTGCCCCTTAACAGGGAGAATACATTGTTCTCGAGGATAGCCGAGAACTCCATCTACGCCACGAGTAGCAGGGACTTCTTATTGTTAGCATGCTCTATAGATGTCTCTCTATCTATAGCCCTCTCCAGGATAGCCGAAGATCTTGTCGTATTCTCTACCCCCAACTTCAACTACGTTGAGCTACCCAAAGAGCACTTAGCAACGAGCAGCATGATGCCCCAGAAGAAGAACCCCGTTACCATGGAAGTTGCGAGGGCATGGGCTGGAGAAGCACTGGGCCACTTCGTTGCGATGGCCACGATCCTGAAAGGGTTGCCGACCGGGTACAACTTGGACATGCAGGAAGCAAACAAGCACGCATTTGCAATACTGAAGGGAACGCTCACAACTATTAAGGTATTCAGGGATGCGTTTAAAGGAATGAAGATAAATCCTGGGGCAATGCTCAGGGATGCCAAGCTCTTCCCGATCCTTGCAACCGATATAGCAGAAAAAATTTCCCTAAAGACCGGAAGGCCTTACAGGGAGGTATATATGGAGGTTGCCTCCCTTATAAGGGATTCAAAGAGCGTTGAAGAGCTCTATTCGAAAATTTCCGAGCTCTATGGTATAGAGGTATCGCTGGAGGAGGGCATTAAGAAGCCCGTTGAGGGCTCTCCAAATCCCAAGCTAGTCAAGGAATTCTTGGAAAGGGTGGGACCATGA
- a CDS encoding argininosuccinate synthase: MKAVLAYSGGLDTSVILKLMQEKLGVEVITVTVDVGQKDEFEKIEEKAYKFGAVKHYYIDAKEEFANEYVSKAIKANALYEKAYPLATALARPLIVEKLVEVAKKEGANIIAHGCTGKGNDQVRFNLGIKALMPEAEILQPVAEWNLTRDWEMEYAKKHGIPVSDKIYSIDENIWGRSIEGGVLEDPFAEPPEEVWEWTVSPAKAPDEPEYLTIEFENGVPVALNGEKMPLLELVLKVNEIAGKHGVGRIDHIEDRTVGIKSREVYEAPAAVTLIKAHYDLEKLTMTKWLLEFKEFVDSKWSWLVYNGLWYEPLRHALEGFIDEAEKVVNGEVKVKLWKGNAVVVGRHSDNALYDIKVATYEKFSTFDQKLAKGFIELFGMQSVLAYNVMHGAKTVTSISELKETIKEIEKLAS; encoded by the coding sequence ATGAAGGCGGTATTAGCTTACTCTGGTGGTCTCGATACCTCAGTTATCCTCAAGCTCATGCAGGAGAAGCTGGGAGTTGAAGTGATAACAGTAACCGTAGATGTCGGCCAGAAAGATGAGTTCGAGAAGATCGAGGAGAAGGCTTACAAGTTTGGGGCAGTTAAGCACTACTACATCGATGCAAAAGAGGAGTTCGCGAACGAATACGTGTCAAAGGCAATAAAGGCCAACGCTCTGTACGAGAAGGCTTATCCCTTGGCTACGGCATTAGCTAGGCCTCTCATAGTTGAAAAGCTAGTTGAGGTTGCAAAGAAGGAAGGTGCCAATATCATAGCTCACGGATGCACTGGCAAAGGCAACGATCAGGTTAGGTTCAACCTCGGAATTAAGGCGTTGATGCCAGAAGCTGAGATACTCCAGCCAGTTGCGGAGTGGAACCTCACAAGGGACTGGGAGATGGAGTATGCCAAGAAGCACGGAATTCCAGTGAGCGACAAAATATACAGCATAGACGAGAACATATGGGGCAGGAGCATTGAGGGCGGAGTCCTGGAGGATCCTTTTGCTGAACCTCCAGAAGAAGTGTGGGAGTGGACGGTTTCTCCAGCCAAAGCACCGGATGAACCTGAATACCTAACAATAGAGTTTGAGAATGGTGTTCCTGTAGCACTCAATGGAGAGAAGATGCCCCTTCTAGAGCTTGTACTTAAGGTCAACGAAATAGCGGGAAAGCATGGTGTTGGGAGGATAGATCACATAGAGGACAGGACCGTGGGTATAAAGAGCAGGGAGGTTTATGAGGCCCCCGCAGCTGTAACTCTGATAAAGGCTCACTATGACCTCGAGAAGCTCACGATGACCAAATGGTTGCTCGAATTTAAGGAGTTCGTTGACTCTAAATGGTCCTGGCTCGTCTATAACGGTCTCTGGTACGAGCCACTGAGGCACGCCCTCGAGGGCTTCATAGACGAAGCAGAGAAGGTTGTGAACGGTGAGGTAAAGGTTAAGCTATGGAAGGGCAATGCAGTGGTCGTTGGAAGGCACTCCGATAACGCCCTCTACGACATCAAGGTTGCAACATATGAGAAGTTCAGCACGTTCGACCAGAAGCTAGCCAAGGGCTTCATCGAGCTCTTTGGGATGCAGAGCGTTCTTGCGTACAATGTCATGCACGGAGCAAAGACCGTAACGAGTATTAGCGAGCTTAAAGAGACGATAAAGGAAATTGAGAAGCTCGCGAGTTAA
- a CDS encoding METTL5 family protein produces MRKKELAIMLSKLKGFRNPKPWLEQYRTPGNAASELLWLAYSLGDIEGKVVADLGAGTGVLTVGALLLGAKKVYAVEVDPEAVEVLKENVKDFDNVEVIIGDVSEFSEKVHTVVMNPPFGSQRKHADRPFLLKAFEVSDVVYSIHLAKPEVRKFIERFSQENNFVVTHRLTTEIEIPAQFFFHRKRLERIKVDIYRFIRASRGRSS; encoded by the coding sequence ATGAGGAAAAAGGAACTTGCAATTATGCTATCAAAGCTGAAGGGCTTCAGAAACCCTAAGCCCTGGCTAGAGCAGTACAGAACCCCAGGGAATGCGGCATCAGAACTCCTATGGCTCGCATATTCTCTGGGGGACATTGAAGGTAAGGTTGTTGCCGACTTAGGGGCAGGAACTGGAGTTTTGACTGTTGGCGCTTTATTGCTTGGAGCTAAGAAGGTTTATGCGGTTGAAGTTGATCCTGAGGCGGTTGAGGTGCTTAAGGAGAACGTCAAAGATTTTGATAACGTTGAGGTGATTATAGGGGACGTTAGTGAGTTCAGCGAGAAAGTCCACACAGTGGTTATGAATCCTCCCTTTGGAAGCCAGCGGAAGCATGCTGATAGGCCCTTCTTATTGAAGGCATTTGAAGTTTCTGATGTGGTGTACTCAATCCATCTGGCAAAACCCGAGGTTAGGAAGTTTATAGAGAGGTTTTCCCAGGAAAATAATTTTGTAGTTACTCATAGGCTGACTACTGAGATCGAGATCCCCGCACAGTTCTTCTTCCACAGGAAAAGACTTGAAAGGATCAAGGTTGATATTTACAGGTTCATACGAGCTTCGCGGGGACGTAGTTCTTAG
- a CDS encoding B12-binding domain-containing radical SAM protein produces the protein MVRIVLSTDETLTSTYHDVPLLDFLGCAPYDKLPKWVFRLLDSQLPDDNGVLTQAPYGLRKIEAALLKCFSRYEVVVAHPRKIEQFIDESTEIVALYEMDPLGLGPVTMMFTNGGQWRSYTSVKFKELVNRINSVREGKKLNFKLVVGGPGAWQLEMRREEREKLKIDHVVIGEAEHVICDIFNEVINGSADETIFVKGWPRVEEIPTIVNPSYKGLVEVMRGCGRGCRFCEPNLRVARFIPLERIEEEIRLNINAGIDHAWLHSEDIFLYKVEDRKNFYPNAEAVIELFEMARKYTRHVNPTHGTVAGALAVPGMIEEISRIVEANDSHWIGIQVGMETADPEVIGRLMNNKMKPFSPEEWPWVLLNGTYVFNKNYWFPAYTTILGLPGDNDDAEIMTARLIITMEKELEEKLGNRAHFTITPLAFVPMGVLKGEEFYKIDEMITYGQFLHLYYAWKHMAREILKGLPKVMRGNPFLLPFFPLARLGVRIVLRQIEKWGKKRGFEVKKLEPLDIRIEVEEHRWSYRPNLAEAY, from the coding sequence ATGGTGAGGATAGTCCTCAGCACAGATGAGACTTTGACGAGCACCTACCACGACGTCCCACTCTTGGACTTCCTTGGCTGTGCACCCTACGATAAGCTACCAAAGTGGGTGTTCAGGTTACTGGACAGCCAGTTGCCAGATGACAATGGAGTTCTAACTCAAGCTCCCTACGGGCTCAGGAAAATTGAGGCCGCTTTGCTGAAGTGCTTCTCAAGATATGAAGTTGTAGTGGCTCACCCCAGGAAGATAGAGCAGTTCATCGATGAAAGCACTGAGATAGTGGCACTCTACGAGATGGATCCCCTTGGCCTGGGCCCAGTAACGATGATGTTCACGAACGGAGGCCAGTGGAGGAGCTACACCTCCGTGAAGTTCAAGGAGCTGGTTAACAGGATAAACTCCGTTAGGGAGGGGAAGAAGCTCAACTTCAAGCTGGTAGTCGGAGGACCAGGAGCGTGGCAGCTCGAGATGAGGAGGGAGGAAAGAGAAAAGCTCAAGATAGATCACGTGGTTATTGGAGAAGCTGAGCATGTCATTTGTGACATCTTTAATGAGGTAATCAACGGTTCCGCCGATGAAACGATATTCGTCAAGGGATGGCCTAGGGTTGAGGAGATACCAACGATAGTTAATCCCTCCTATAAGGGATTAGTCGAGGTAATGAGAGGCTGTGGGAGGGGATGCAGGTTCTGCGAGCCCAACCTCAGGGTTGCTCGCTTCATCCCATTGGAAAGAATAGAGGAAGAAATAAGGCTTAACATAAACGCGGGAATAGACCATGCTTGGCTACACAGTGAGGACATCTTCCTGTACAAGGTCGAGGACAGGAAGAACTTCTACCCAAATGCCGAGGCAGTTATTGAACTATTTGAGATGGCAAGGAAGTACACTAGGCATGTCAATCCAACGCACGGAACTGTAGCTGGAGCCTTAGCTGTCCCAGGAATGATAGAGGAGATATCGAGAATAGTTGAAGCCAACGACAGCCACTGGATCGGCATACAGGTCGGAATGGAAACTGCAGACCCGGAGGTTATTGGAAGGCTCATGAACAACAAAATGAAGCCCTTCTCACCTGAGGAGTGGCCTTGGGTTCTGCTCAACGGAACGTACGTTTTCAACAAGAACTATTGGTTCCCGGCCTACACCACCATTCTAGGGCTTCCTGGGGACAATGATGATGCCGAGATAATGACCGCTCGGCTGATAATTACGATGGAGAAAGAGCTGGAGGAAAAACTTGGGAATAGAGCACACTTCACGATTACACCCCTAGCCTTCGTTCCTATGGGGGTTCTGAAGGGAGAAGAATTCTACAAAATAGATGAGATGATAACCTATGGCCAGTTCCTTCACCTCTACTACGCATGGAAGCACATGGCAAGGGAGATCCTGAAGGGCCTGCCCAAGGTCATGAGGGGCAACCCTTTCCTACTTCCGTTCTTCCCACTAGCGAGGCTCGGGGTCAGGATAGTCCTCAGGCAGATAGAGAAGTGGGGCAAAAAGAGGGGATTTGAAGTCAAGAAGCTCGAGCCCTTGGATATAAGGATAGAGGTTGAGGAGCACAGGTGGAGCTACAGGCCAAACCTAGCTGAGGCATATTAA